DNA sequence from the Juglans microcarpa x Juglans regia isolate MS1-56 chromosome 5S, Jm3101_v1.0, whole genome shotgun sequence genome:
TGATGTAAATCCCATTTACAGTTGTTATAGCTTCTTCGTTGAGCTGAAACTTTTCCAAGGTTTGGTTTAATGGTTGGCTCTCATAATTGAGTGCAGGTCCGGAAAATGGCTAACGAAACTGGTCTGGACTTCAGTGATCAGATTATTTCATTAGAGAATAAATATCAGCAGGTTTGATGAACTATATGTTGATGAGACTTGCATTCATTAGTTTCAATAAATGACCTAACAACTTTTCTTTGACTATTTTAATACAAAGCAGTGTATGGTGATAAAAAAGTGATTATGTATTAAGACCTTGGATAACCGGCGTATGTTATTTTCCCAAGCATTGATTTACAAGTATGTCAAAAATTAATTAGGTTTATGAATTCTTCGTCTTTGCAATAGAGGTTGGCTTTACAGATCCTATTTTTTGGAAGTGCCATTGGGagttattgagaattttatttctataatgGAATTGCGCACGTTCTTTACTTATTCTGTAAACcctaaaaaatcatttaagtgtGCCAGGATAAGAAGCTTGGCTCTCCTAGGAGTCTAAGGTTTAAGCCTTAATATGTTTAACCTTATAATGGATTTGTGGAAAATCTGAACACAAATTCCTGTTGATAGCCACCTATTGATACTTATGATGATGGACCTACCTCTTGCAATCTGCTTAACAAATATTCTGGGAAGTCACttacaaaaaaatgttttggGAAGTCAATGCTATACTGCAGATGATGGAATCTTATCAAAATAGTTAGTGGTTCCGAAATGCTCTCACTactctccatttttcttttcaggcaTTAAAGGATTTATATACGCATCTCACTCCTATACAGCGTGTTAATATTGCACGACATCCTAACAGACCAACTTTTCTTGATCATGTGTTTAGCATTACTGAAAAGGTCTGGTACTCATATTCTCATTTGCTTTtaaagttttcttctttcttaatAGTTTACTAGATTTTGCCTTTGGGCTTGTGGATGCTCAATTAGTTATATCTTAAATGTTTTTTTGGATTACCCCTTATTTACAGTTTGTGGAGCTTCATGGAGATCGGGCTGGGTACGATGATCCGGCTGTTGTTACTGGTATAGGAACCGTAGATGGTAGGAGGTACATGTTCATGGGCCACCAAAAGGGTAGAAATACAAAAGAGAACATTCAACGGAACTTTGGGATGCCTACTCCCCATGGGTGTGTGGAATGATAaagacatgtttttttttattaattagctTTGACATGGAAGAGAATCCTTTGTTTCAACCTATTTGCCAAGTTCTTGATTACTCAACTTGTTAGTATCAGACCTTAACAGAAAATTTATTATCATACAGTTACCGGAAAGCTCTACGTATGATGTATTATGCAGATCACCATGGGTTTCCTATAGTTACTTTCATAGACACCCCCGGGGCATATGCAGACCTTAAATCCGAAGAACTAGGCCAAGTATGTGGACAACTGTAACATGAAATTTACACGATTGTCTTTTAGTGCGGGCTATTAATACTTATGTCTTATGTGCATGCAGGGTGAAGCCATTGCGCACAATTTAAGGACCATGTTTGGTTTGAAGGTACCCATTGTTTCTATTGTCATTGGGGAAGGTGGCTCTGGTGGTGCTCTTGCCATTGGCTGTGCTAACAAATTGCTCATGCTTGAAAATGCAGTTTTCTATGTTGCCAGGTGATTTGAGCTTGGATTTCTTCTCATTGCAACTCCTAAAGATAGTACAATATTCTGTCGGATATGTGCCTTCTTTTCTACCGCATATTTATAGACCTTATATGGGTGGTATGTTAGCATTATGGGTTATCAATCCAAATCATCAACGACTTGGAAGGGAGGGGTGGATTTTACCATATTTCTGGAATAATTGCATTGTCTTGATGATAATTCAGAAGTTTGTAAAGTCCTGTGTTAGAATGGATTACTAGTTGCCAATTGCCAACCGGCACCTTGTGTTTCCTGTCTACCCTCTTTGTCCATTTGATAATAAGTCACAGAAGTCTGTAATAATTGCTTGTGAGGCTGCTCGAATATTCTTTTTGATATTAATGATATATGCtgtcatttttaaaatgagtcgaatctCCTTTTAGGTGTTAGATGCTACAGCATAGTacctgaaaaaagaaaagagggaagtTTTTGTCTGGTTATGCAAAACCCCCTGTACTCTAATGGCACTTGGTGCCTGCCTAAGGGCATTGCCTCACATAACATACTTTTCTCTTTAGCTTTGTATGGCCACACCCTGGGCACACACACCCCACAAGCTTTTGATATGAATATTGCTATTACCATCGGGCCACCCAAAGTCATAGTCCTACCCATGAATGAATTATATGGTGTAgatttcttatttctttcccATTATGGATATATGTCCGTCTGGATTAGTTAATGTAAATTGTTTTGCTTTCATATCTGTATGtgctgatttttcttctttggtttGGGCTTTATTATTGTCACGGGTCAGTCCAGAAGCATGTGCAGCAATCTTGTGGAAAAGTGCCAAAGCGGCTCCTAAGGTTTTACAACTTTCACTCTTTGGCTTGTCTATCAgtgttatttattgttttaactATAATCAATAACAAGTTTCTTCTTTGCAGGCTGCTGAGAGGCTAAAGATTACTGCGACAGAGTTGTGCAGACTGCAGATTGCAGATGGCATTATCCCTGTAAGCATCCTTTCTTATATGTTCTATTCAGCTGTCTGTCTTCCATTCTCTTAAATGACTTCTACCGATGCTATCCATGACAATCAGCACCTTATCCAAACGGTAAATGTAGATGACACATGGGTGTTTGCATGCATACTTGACGAGATTTATCTACTGCTGTATGGGGCAAAAGAGAGCTTCTTAGAACCAAcattttttcctgtttttcttttttcttttatcctttCTCTGGATATTTCCTGTGACTAAAACATCTGTAGGTGTGATCTAGATGTGTGAATTAGGCAATCTATTTAACTATCAAAAAGTTATTTAGGCAATCTATTTCTGTGTGGTACTTGAGTAGATATcaatattttaagagtaatggTAGAAACTTTCAAACTACCTATCAAAACAAGAGTAATGATAGACACGCAACCctttttacaactctttttgcaaaattttgttttcctttaggagggcatttatttaaaattttaaattcaaatcaaatgaaaaattctaaaagtttgatatttttgatgAAGTGGCACAGTCATATTGTTTGGTTGTGAAATGGATTGTAAAATGGTTGTCCATATCATTATTCAtgttcatattttaattattttttcaatcgTCTTAACCTCAATAACAACTGCTATTCCAATTTGATGATCCCTTCTACATTTAACCTTTAACAGGAACCACTTGGTGGTGCACACGCAGATCCATCCTGGTCCTCAAAACAGATAAAAAAGGCAATTAATGAATCAATGGATGTAAGTGCCTTTCTCATGGGAATCTTAAAAATGATTGAAGGCATCCCGTATTAGTCTCATTTAAGATCTGTCATTTCTTTAGGAACTCATGAAGATGGACACACAAGATCTTCTGAAGCATCGCATGCTTAAGTTCCGCAAAATCGGTGGTTTTCAGGAAGGACTTCCAGTAGATCCTAAGAAGAAGgtcaacatgaaaaagaaagatgagCCCATCAGGAAGACTTCCAATCAAAACATAGAGGATGAGGTCAAAAAACTCATGCAGCGCAGATTGGATGCGAAGGAGCCCTCTGTCACACCTCCACAGTTGGGTCTGACTGAGATGATGGAAAAACTGAGAAGAGAGGTTGATCGTGAATTTTCTGAGGTTGTCAAAACCATTGGGCTGAAGGACAGGCTTGCGATGTTACGTGAGGAATTctcaaaagtaaattcacaggATCAACTTGTGCATCCAGCCCTGAAGGAAAAGATCGAAAAGCTTCGGGATGAGTTGAACCAGGGCCTGTCTGTGGCTCCTAATTATGAAAGGTTGAAGCATAAGCTAGACATGTTGAAGGAATTATCTAAAACCAAAAGTCTTGCTGAAAAGAATAATAAGGCTGCCGCATTAAAGCAGGAGATCAATAGAAAATTTACAGAAGTCACGAATCGGTCTGATATAAAGGAGAAATTCAGGGCACTGAAGGCTGAAATTGAAAGATCTGGGGCATCGACAGTCATGGATTTGGACTATGGGCTAAGGGAGAAAGTTATGAAGGTGAAGAGAGATATAGAGTTAGAGTTGGTTGATGCTTTCAAAGCCTTGGATTTGGATGTTGAGGTTGTTAAGTCGAAAGCGAAGGAGCTCAGTGAACAAGAGACTTCATTCTCAGATGTCAAAGTCAAGATAGAAGAGTTGAATGAAGAAATCAAGGAAGGAATTGAAAACGTAATCAAGTCATCGGATCTAAAGGATAAAATCGAGTTACTGAAGTTGGAGGTTGCAAAGGCAGGAAAGACACCTGGTCCAGCGTCCAAAAATAGAATTGCAGCTTTGGAGCAACAGATTAAACAGAGCCTTGCAGGGGCCTTAGATTCTTCAAACTTAAAAGAGAAACATGAGAAACTCAAGGCAGAGATTTCTAAAACCATTGAATCTTCTGGAGGACTAGATGGAAGTCTGAATGGACAATATCTGAGAGAAGATGGTTCTACATATGCTGAACCAAGAGTAGAGATCGGTGCAAATAGCACCTTTGCTTGATGTGAGTTCATCTGCTTTCGTTGTGTCAAATTCGTTTTCTTTTCCCACTCTTGTCCACCTCTCTTATCGACCAGATAAGTCTTTAACTTTTTGGTCGGAATAATTGGGgggttatgattttttatattattttttagaaaattggCCAAtaactacttatcaaaaaacaaattGGCCAATAACCTCTTtactttgtcttgattgagatTCTTCCTGTTTTTAGGCATTCTATAAGTGTGACATGttgaaaattctttttgttttgttttttgttttttttttttgttttttttaatttaaagatatactcaaatttggaaaaatgttTATCTAAATTTGagtataattttgaatttaaaaaaaaaaatttgaatttccttGTGTCAGTTATACAGATTACTACATGTTTTCCGTTACGTCAGATGGATGGAATTAGTAACAGATGAGTCAATTTTCAAATTGGCATAACACATGGGGCTATtcttccaaaaacaaaattgcACAGGGGCGAGTCTTAATCGAAGCAAAGTACATGGGGAAACTGGCCAAATTTTCcttatgttttttaaataagaaaacatTGGTATTTTGTTTTCAAGACTTCAGAGAATAAAATCTCAGATTACTTCTTCCTGACTCAATGATCCGGGTAAAAAGGGTTGCACCCGGAACTTTGGACAATCATATCTTATTTTCTTAACCATCCATTTGGAACTTTGGACAATCATGCTCATTAATTTATGGCATTGTGCGGTTTGATATCAGTATTTTGCTGGTTTCTTGTTAATGAAGGAGGTTTAGATAAAATTGTGGTGATTGACGAGACAATTGAAGCTGTGCGGATTCCTGGAAGAACATCAACCTTGAGCTGTCTTCACTGCCACCTGCATGCATTGCTTATATCTGGCTCCAATCCATGAGGTTTTGCATCTATAGAAACATAAAGGGACACAGCATAACTGCATATTTTCCAACCAGAATGGGGAAATTTATATAAAGTTGTTACAGCCTAGCAGCTATCCACttccttttatttgttattctcGATTGCCTAGAACATATTCCTCTCTATTTAGACACGGAAAACTTTGTATAGATTGCCGAGTGTCAATTGAGGCTATTAAAGCTTCCCAAGATTTGAAATAACGTGTTTTGGTTTATTATTCATGTCTTCTGTTTGGCACATTGTTGCCATTATTGTAACGCTCCATTCTCagaggtctggagagttagctcttaatacttaaaattaacttaaataacataactataaaCTCCAgaaaaaaatcccataaaatattaatacacttaatcaaaccaaaaatctaagttcctccatggtgACAATAAAGAAATCACCAATAACATAAatcagaaattctccaaaaactcgaacACATCCTCAACTCATTAAATCAAATACTCGAACAATAAATCAgcttactaactacgactctcaaataagcatttgtaccctcaggcacttattccactacgatcatcacacgttgctaaactttctactcttgctccccagctgaaccatcaaaattatctgaaaaatatatggagataaagggtgagttatcaacaactcagtaagtagagaacatataccagtgtataaacatgagcatttatagaaatcagaatgcagaacaaaacattttcattttcagagtacggaagcagaacatgttatcaaaatataagagcgaagatttagaaataatttcattcaaaatattctttggcataatataaaagatcatcatcatcatcggaacatcatatcagaacaaaggcCATGTATaatccccgtggtagggttgtgcatctgcagatagccaagcagaacataaaacactctgtcaccaaggtgtgcactcaaaacagagaccactactataactcgtggcagggccgtatccactattattacccgtggttgggtcgtatccactattataacccgtggttgggccgtatccactattattacccgtggttgggccgtaaccactattgtaacccgtggttgggccgtatccactattattacccgtggttgggccgtaaccactattgtaacccgtggttgggccgtatgccactattatcacccgtggcagggccgtaactgaacagaacggaaacagaatcaaattcagaatcagagagtcatgccaaaggttttcagaaatcacgtTTTTTCCAAACAGTGTACTGAACAAAAATCTTcggaacagaacaaaatcatatcacaacataatttatgcacaaatttcatattcgctctcattttcaaagttcagaaataaaatgtcaaaaataagctcatgtctataccaatcatgacagaaaatattttactcttaaacagaatctcatgagtaatgcagaacaaataactgaggtagttcaaatttcttttcatagcaaaacatgcacattttccaaaaatgacctcagctcattttattttaatgcaaagtctagcataggaaccccgcttacctggacttcttagcttttcagaattttcttcaaaatgttgaacaattaacaatcgtcacctatcaaataatcaagtaattcccgtaaatttccaatcaaccacttatttcgatatttaatcctaaatttctaaaataaccttcttaattcttcaaaacctaaaatttcataaccttaaaatttatcatctttttctaaaatcgcCACTGTCCAATTGATAACTTtgactaaaaacatttaaaaaatctaacttatttattaatgaaaacaacttataaagttcaatactagataatataattatcccaaaatattttaaagtaaacCATAACTATTATTAAATAGACTAAAGCATATCTAAAaggtaaaaacaacattactccaatattgtttactcttaacataaatctttacttaataacataataaaataattttctgtaatcataattaaataacagtatactaatacataataaaatataaaagcccATTAATATAACCTGCAGTGAAGGGCATTACAGTAATTCAATTAGCTCCTTGAAATctaaccaaaacaaaacctacGTAACTGAATAACATGCACGGCGGAAACTACCCAAGGAAACCGAGGCACGCGTTGAGGGTGAGGCGCGACGGGGCTGACTGGAGGGACTGCGGTGGCGCGGCAGAAGAGCAGGCGAAGCTTCCGTCGAGCAGCGCTGGGCACtagagaaggagagggaaaagtgagcgagagagggcggagagaaaggagggagtaaccGAAGGAGGTACTCACTGCGAGGGACAAGGCGAGACTGAGGCGGCTCGAGGCTGACGGAAAAGTGACAACCGGCGGATTCTGTGGCTGGTCCGATAGTTTCCCCGACGTACGGTGGTGACTAACCGTATAAGTGGTGCTGCTCTGTTTTTTAGAGGAGAAACAGAGGATTTTAATTCGGTAAAAGCATGGGTTGCTGTTTCCCGTGGCTGTCGAAAGTGTTTTCCGAGGGTTGTTCTGTCGTcggttttacgtggagatggaggttgggGGAGGACAAACCGGGCAGCAGTGGTGACGAACGTGTTTGGGCTTCCGTGAGGGTGTTGGACGGCAACGGGGATGGCTGAAAGGTGCAGAGATCGGGTTGCCGTTTGCGTGGGGAGGAGTTTCTAGCGGCGGCAGTGTTGGGTAAAATCTCAGTGCTTGGGAAAAACataatcatctatatatatgtgaggtgaaacctAGAGAGTCGAGAGAGacatgtgtgtgcatgcatgccgtgaacgaaAGCATGTGTGTATGCATGCTGTGCgacggaaaaagaaaaaaaaaccgtgcaaaaaaaaaaaatatagacgggaagagaaggaaacgaaaaaaaaataaaacaatcggggagaataaaaataaaaaaaaaataactaaataaataaacggCATAGatctccaaataaataaaaaaatccacagtCCAACTATACCAATCTTGGATCCGGGTGTTATAATTATGGTGTGTGGGGGGAACTGTAGTGAGTAAACACTAACAGGACATGATGGTATGATGGTAAGATGCAGTTTAGATAATCAACTGACCAAGTTAAAGATAATGATAGTATGTTTGAAGATGAAAGCAGCTTTAGATTAGGGTACCTTTGGGTCTAGAATGTTgtcttttatgttcttttttaattcTGTAATTTTGGTGAACCGCAAGTCTGCATGGCAAGTTTAATACCAAATAGTGGTAAAACATGTCTGGGTTTCGCTTGCTGGTTACAGAACGTGTGGGCGGTGGCCGCGGGTTTTTATGGCGATGATATTATAGGTAGCAGTGTCAAATGCAGAATAGTTTGTGGCTAAATGAATCTCTAAGAATATCGCCTCCTTCATATTACGAATAATCAAGTCGGCCGGGCTAAATAAACCTCGGCGAAACCCTGCTTTTTATGAGAAACCATTTGAtgtgtaaaattaaaatagtctaAAGCCTACAACTTCAACTCGAACAAGGAAAGCGGCACAGAAATTGCATACAGACCCAAGCGTGTCTGAAGGCAACCAGATATCGATCATGTACTGTCATATTCTATAGGAGCAGCACTAGTTTAAATTTTATGTCCTCGAGATAGGCTCACAAAGAAACTAGACACATGAACAAAAGCAAGAACCTTGAAGTTAATCAATTTAACTTGcgcgatatatatataaatatatatcaactGCTCTTCAAGTTCAAATGCTGGAAAAAGGTAAAGTGTGGCTATTAGACATCCAAAGCCTAAAAAAAGAACCCCCTAGATATACATTACAAAATGACCCATTTAGCTTTCTCACAAAGATTTATATGATCAAGCACTATATGTCTACGCCCTAGGGGTGGGCGGTGGGGTACCaccccccaccccaccccaccccaccccaccctgTATCCACCGCCTTGGCCTCATTTGGGCTGCGCAGGCAACCCTGCCTGCAGGGAAAAAAAGGGTGTGGGGGTAGGGGACAGGTTGTGCCTAGACCCATTCCCCTCCGCACCCCGGGCTGGGCTTAATCCCAgcccaaaatatatatttatatatatatatatataatattagttacCAAACGACTTCATTTTGGTAacgaatattttaaaaaaaaaaaaaaaaccaaaactgcATTGTTGCAGGGGGTAAGTTAACCCTAATTCCCCTTTCCCCTCCACCACCGcaatctcctctctctctctctctctctctctctctctctctatgctgCTGCCCTCTTGCAATTGTCGCGGCGGCACGACCcgcgtcttcttcttcttctcatcctcctACTCTCCCCTTCTTCTAATTTTCTCAGaccctctctccctttctccttcTATCTTTTCGATGGACAAATTTGTTGTTTGCAatttgttgtggatttttttgttGTGGATTGTTGTGGAATgtggatttgtattttgttgtagattttttgtgaatttgtgatttttttttttgttttttccagtTGTGTCACAATCGTGGGTGAGTGGTGCCACGATGGAGGGGGAGGACGGACCAGTGGTCCACCCCCACCCCTGGTGTGCGAGGGGCAAACCCCACCCTCCGCCCATGCAAGGGCAAGGTGCTGGAAGGGGGCAACCCCGCCCTGTAGGGTGCGTATAGCACCCCTACTATGCCCTACGATGTTAGGGAGAATGAATTCACTATGTAAAATATACATTTCTAAAGACCCATTTGGCTCTCTCTATTATAAGATAGataggaggaagaagagtataGATGATGAAGACAAATGTTTCACGAGTTCCCTGTTTTCTTTTGGCTTCACCTCTATTTTATTCTCTTGGATTTCCCTTTGTCTTATAATTATTGCTCCTTTTTCTTTGTTGGCCTGTGTGCTATATTTCCTTTGTTGGTGTGACAATTGGTAGGCACAAGTCTAAGTGTGCACTGTAAGGTGGCTATGtttttttaaaccaaacctGTTTGTAAAAGTCTTTCAAAATCCAAACATCAATGTGAGCATCGAAAGGAAGTAACATGTTTCTTGAGCCAAGATTTGGAAGGTAAGTTTGACTCCTTTTTCATGACTCACGCCCATATATAACATCTTTAATGCAAAGTCTGCTCATATATTGATGCTTCACAATTCATTTAGCAAAAAATGGATTTataacatctctctctctctctaatatatatatatatatatattagtaaagcGTGCATGTGTAAGGCATGTGCTTGATTCCTCGATATCGtatagattaaaaattttaaatgaaaaatgaaaacgtCAATTCAATAAGAATAATACTATGAAATCATGTACACGTGCATCATGCTTAATTCCTCGTTAAGCATGCACTTGGAACACTCATTTATGGATTGATGTTCACCTGGGCATTCTGCCTTTACATGATGGTAGCCAAGGGGTTAAGCATTGTTGTTATCTGTAGTGCTAGCCTAGGGACAGGAACTTGTGCCTTTCAGTGGTGCTAACCTAGGTGTGAGCGCTTTTGCCTTTTAAGTGGTGTTCGCCTAAGGGAGAGCACTTTAGCCCTCCTAGATGCTCTCCAAACTCTACAAGCAGTTTTGTTATTCACGGTGCTCACTCGGGGGGTGAGAATTTTTTACCTTTAGGTGGTGCTAGCTAAGGCGAGAATTTTTGCTCTCCATGATGCTTAGTTAGGGCGAGCACTCTTGGTCTTGCAAACACTCACCTAGGGCGAGCACTTTGCCTTCCAGTGATGTTCGGCAAGTGGCAAGCACTTTGCTCTCCCCTGAAGCTccgctgggggggggggggggaggggaggggcGAGAACTCTTACTCTCCACCATGCTCACAAGGGTGTGAGCATTTTTGCTCTCCTTGGTGCTCTCTTGGGCCTAGCACTATGCTTTTCCAGTATGATTATCGCAGGGCGATCACTCTTGCTCTCCTTATTGCTCGCACATTAACACGAGCATTTTTCCACCATTGCGTGTTCTCAAGATGCTCACTGGGTGACGAGCACTTTGCCTTTGAGTGGGTAAACTGATCTATTTTTAAGAATATGAAAAcaattgagaaaaatgaaaccaaatTGAACATAGGAAGCTTGAGAAAGATAACAAGCATGCCTCGATAGTGACAGAAATGATGTATTGCAAGCTTACAACAAGGTTGAGGTAGGATAAGGCAGAGACCACGGAAACGAGGTGGAAGAGAAGAAGTCCATGTGTCTAGACCGAactaaagaaatgaaagaactgTTAGACAAAATGAGTCCAATGCAAACAAAAAGGAGAATGTCATGGTGAAGATTATGTGATACTATAATCTCTTTGGAACTATGCAAGATGAGATAGGACCTGCAAGAGGGGACAAGACCAGCATGAGGGAAAGAAAAGGAAGCTCAGTTTTTCTCAACCCACAAGTTAAAGGGCAATTTGTAGCTCTATACCAACCAGAAGATGGAGAGCATTCTTGTCTGATCAAGTGACGAGAATTTTCTCCAAACTCTCTCTTTATCTATAGAGAATAGATACACACATATAGTAtactaaaaaaaacactacattgGAGCTTTCTTTTGTATTTAAGGACCtctttagataaaaaatattggtCAAATGCAAACTCGATTcctgaatttttaaatttttataaatttagatc
Encoded proteins:
- the LOC121267339 gene encoding acetyl-coenzyme A carboxylase carboxyl transferase subunit alpha, chloroplastic-like isoform X1, with product MASITHSPAAFFGASASDLLRSSSNGVSGVPLRTLGRGQFGTRRRDFAVVAKIRKVKKHEHPWPDNADPNVKGGVLSHLSHFKPLKEKPKPVTLEFERPLLDLEKKIIDVRKMANETGLDFSDQIISLENKYQQALKDLYTHLTPIQRVNIARHPNRPTFLDHVFSITEKFVELHGDRAGYDDPAVVTGIGTVDGRRYMFMGHQKGRNTKENIQRNFGMPTPHGYRKALRMMYYADHHGFPIVTFIDTPGAYADLKSEELGQGEAIAHNLRTMFGLKVPIVSIVIGEGGSGGALAIGCANKLLMLENAVFYVASPEACAAILWKSAKAAPKAAERLKITATELCRLQIADGIIPEPLGGAHADPSWSSKQIKKAINESMDELMKMDTQDLLKHRMLKFRKIGGFQEGLPVDPKKKVNMKKKDEPIRKTSNQNIEDEVKKLMQRRLDAKEPSVTPPQLGLTEMMEKLRREVDREFSEVVKTIGLKDRLAMLREEFSKVNSQDQLVHPALKEKIEKLRDELNQGLSVAPNYERLKHKLDMLKELSKTKSLAEKNNKAAALKQEINRKFTEVTNRSDIKEKFRALKAEIERSGASTVMDLDYGLREKVMKVKRDIELELVDAFKALDLDVEVVKSKAKELSEQETSFSDVKVKIEELNEEIKEGIENVIKSSDLKDKIELLKLEVAKAGKTPGPASKNRIAALEQQIKQSLAGALDSSNLKEKHEKLKAEISKTIESSGGLDGSLNGQYLREDGSTYAEPRVEIGANSTFA
- the LOC121267339 gene encoding acetyl-coenzyme A carboxylase carboxyl transferase subunit alpha, chloroplastic-like isoform X2, whose protein sequence is MSIRGRIMRIPMLKVRKMANETGLDFSDQIISLENKYQQALKDLYTHLTPIQRVNIARHPNRPTFLDHVFSITEKFVELHGDRAGYDDPAVVTGIGTVDGRRYMFMGHQKGRNTKENIQRNFGMPTPHGYRKALRMMYYADHHGFPIVTFIDTPGAYADLKSEELGQGEAIAHNLRTMFGLKVPIVSIVIGEGGSGGALAIGCANKLLMLENAVFYVASPEACAAILWKSAKAAPKAAERLKITATELCRLQIADGIIPEPLGGAHADPSWSSKQIKKAINESMDELMKMDTQDLLKHRMLKFRKIGGFQEGLPVDPKKKVNMKKKDEPIRKTSNQNIEDEVKKLMQRRLDAKEPSVTPPQLGLTEMMEKLRREVDREFSEVVKTIGLKDRLAMLREEFSKVNSQDQLVHPALKEKIEKLRDELNQGLSVAPNYERLKHKLDMLKELSKTKSLAEKNNKAAALKQEINRKFTEVTNRSDIKEKFRALKAEIERSGASTVMDLDYGLREKVMKVKRDIELELVDAFKALDLDVEVVKSKAKELSEQETSFSDVKVKIEELNEEIKEGIENVIKSSDLKDKIELLKLEVAKAGKTPGPASKNRIAALEQQIKQSLAGALDSSNLKEKHEKLKAEISKTIESSGGLDGSLNGQYLREDGSTYAEPRVEIGANSTFA